A window of the Streptomyces finlayi genome harbors these coding sequences:
- a CDS encoding IS4 family transposase yields MERIEGVAAGRLTDDVSIGLLAAVFPEEAVRAAIDEAGAREERTRSLPAKLMMYLSLALWLEPGKGYVRTLRGLLEGLRWSRGGWGEYRVPSDGAISLARYRLGEAPLRNLFDEVAAPVADERTPEAFWRGLRLMAVDGTVFDVPSGKRNEAAFAVPAGGSRPQVRLVALAECGTLALTGAAFDSIAVGERTLFTRLLDRLAPGMLLLADRGFPSFGLYRAAAATGAQLLWRVSASFTLPVKKRLADGTYLSELRGERKSQRVTVRVIEYSVADDGGISEVFCLITTLLDPEHAPALELARNYAERWSVEVLFKLLKVDLRQSGGILRSGKPEGVRQELWALLCVYQALRTLIARAAVIAGIDPARISFPPVLDAVKSSLRTAFSP; encoded by the coding sequence GTGGAGCGGATTGAGGGTGTGGCCGCGGGGCGGCTGACGGATGACGTGTCGATCGGGTTGCTGGCGGCGGTGTTCCCGGAGGAGGCCGTGCGGGCGGCGATCGATGAGGCGGGGGCGCGTGAGGAGCGAACGCGGTCGTTGCCGGCGAAGTTGATGATGTATTTGTCGCTGGCGTTGTGGTTGGAGCCGGGCAAGGGGTACGTGCGCACCCTGCGGGGCCTGCTGGAGGGGCTGCGGTGGTCGCGGGGCGGCTGGGGCGAATACCGGGTGCCCAGTGACGGGGCGATCTCGCTGGCCCGTTACCGGTTGGGTGAGGCGCCGTTGCGGAACCTGTTCGACGAGGTCGCAGCCCCGGTGGCCGATGAGCGCACCCCGGAGGCGTTCTGGCGGGGGCTGCGGTTGATGGCGGTGGACGGCACGGTCTTCGATGTGCCCTCGGGGAAGCGGAACGAGGCGGCGTTCGCGGTTCCGGCCGGTGGAAGCCGGCCGCAGGTCCGCCTGGTGGCGCTGGCCGAGTGCGGCACGCTGGCCCTGACCGGGGCGGCCTTCGACTCCATCGCGGTCGGTGAACGCACCCTGTTCACCCGCCTGTTGGACCGGTTGGCGCCCGGCATGCTGCTGCTGGCCGACCGCGGCTTCCCCTCGTTCGGCCTGTACCGGGCTGCCGCCGCGACGGGCGCACAACTGCTGTGGCGCGTCTCGGCTTCCTTCACCCTGCCCGTCAAGAAACGGCTGGCCGACGGCACGTACCTGTCCGAACTGCGCGGCGAGCGGAAGTCGCAGCGGGTCACGGTACGAGTCATCGAGTACTCCGTCGCCGACGACGGCGGAATCAGCGAGGTCTTCTGCCTCATCACCACCCTGCTGGACCCTGAGCACGCGCCCGCTTTGGAGCTGGCCCGCAACTACGCCGAACGCTGGTCGGTGGAAGTGCTCTTCAAACTGCTCAAGGTCGACCTGCGGCAAAGTGGCGGCATCCTGCGCTCGGGCAAACCCGAGGGAGTACGACAAGAACTGTGGGCGCTACTCTGCGTCTACCAGGCCCTGCGCACCCTGATCGCCAGGGCCGCCGTGATCGCGGGCATCGACCCCGCCCGCATCAGCTTCCCGCCCGTCCTGGACGCCGTCAAAAGCTCCCTCAGGACGGCTTTTTCCCCCTGA
- a CDS encoding NUDIX domain-containing protein → MSDPVSGPVEPQHRMGLYERYYAQVESGRKTIEVRVRTPRMTGVAVGDVLVFHGEESGRELDVRASRITPYASFAELLSAEDVTRIDPDAARAEQLVNLRRIYPPERESLGPLAIEFDHRPALAGQPMPMSAEAYVRTVPHHTVYGCFYVRDDQDRPVQLRSVYGGRSWQFPGGNTDAGEDPLETARRETAEEIGLYLGQDPPRLLLTHYLHPGPRWPMGKIGFVFDGGSLTAEQLRQIRLDPAEHDLWAIHRLDEWRRLMGKEAFARLEAVERARAGSGPQYLVTGSA, encoded by the coding sequence ATGAGTGATCCAGTATCCGGCCCGGTCGAGCCGCAGCACCGGATGGGCCTGTACGAGCGTTACTACGCCCAGGTGGAATCGGGCCGCAAGACCATCGAAGTCCGGGTGCGCACGCCCCGGATGACAGGCGTCGCGGTCGGCGACGTGCTCGTGTTCCACGGCGAAGAGTCGGGGCGCGAACTCGACGTGAGGGCCTCCCGGATCACGCCGTACGCCTCGTTCGCCGAGCTGCTCTCCGCCGAGGACGTCACCCGCATCGACCCTGATGCCGCGCGCGCGGAGCAGCTCGTCAACCTGCGCCGCATCTACCCGCCGGAGAGGGAGTCGCTGGGACCGCTCGCGATCGAGTTCGACCATCGGCCGGCACTCGCAGGGCAACCCATGCCCATGTCCGCCGAGGCGTACGTCCGAACCGTTCCGCACCACACGGTGTACGGCTGCTTCTACGTACGCGACGACCAGGATCGGCCCGTCCAGCTGCGTTCGGTATACGGCGGTCGATCCTGGCAGTTCCCCGGGGGGAACACGGACGCCGGCGAGGATCCTCTGGAGACCGCGCGCCGCGAGACGGCCGAGGAAATCGGGCTCTACCTCGGCCAGGACCCGCCGCGCCTGCTGCTGACGCACTACCTCCACCCCGGGCCTCGCTGGCCGATGGGCAAGATCGGCTTTGTCTTCGACGGCGGCTCGCTCACCGCTGAACAGCTGCGGCAGATTCGCCTCGACCCGGCGGAGCACGACCTGTGGGCGATCCACCGCCTCGACGAGTGGCGACGGCTGATGGGTAAGGAGGCGTTCGCCCGCCTGGAGGCCGTCGAACGGGCCCGCGCCGGTAGCGGCCCGCAGTACCTCGTCACCGGTTCCGCCTGA
- the fxlM gene encoding methyltransferase, FxLD system: protein MARTVLRGASAGNGRGLPDTGELALHLASMGYAVDAVDWANCAFPSTDAHLDDPAHRSVRWQHLDIERANLSKLQADGYDLIVLRMVFAFLRDRTRLTRTLGRRLRTNGALVVITPLAATTPAERRGIALDEDEVAHLVSMWGQAQRFDANGMAVLVLRGLKKPAAQITNTPSPPLSSVTEVHAVATDAQGRVLLDRSQQGWELPGASAEPGEGFEHTAVRALAEQTGVTAVPTDAHVLGLHLDAPDGFPRTSVVVRISAHTGQVQPLKPDEVEHVDWHPLHALHRLDRLSATSARALDLVWPGVLPYVPSAHMYPVDSTYPPVPGELPEAVERREAMADRVIAGGWAPSLPVQQALRAVPRHRYTPESPLRTAYHSDLAVVTERNDFALATSSVSAAWLQADMTEHLRLTAGMTVFEGGSGGYNAELIAHVVGPAGRVITVDLAPYVVRRTRRLTAEAGSGRVTAVLGSASDGAAEHMPRGGFDASVITYNCWDIAPAWREQLADGRYLVLPLEVHGYTRAIAFHKHGLVLRATDFQFCGFVRDRGPAACTVPTIDLADGELQLRFPDGAPAQTADLDNALAGPRHEVATGVSVASNESFETLQLFLATTLPGFCRLARNRERDSGITALPKGSDAAAITADGSLAYLTHILVQDGPTPEQRRSEFMAHGFGPSGPALAEQLAAAVRRWDAHERAHGYPELQVHPAGTPDAELPTGHVLDKTHSRLVWTWRSDAPDTPALQPEKVSAHE, encoded by the coding sequence GTGGCACGCACGGTTCTGAGGGGGGCCTCGGCCGGTAACGGCCGGGGCCTACCCGACACCGGCGAACTCGCCCTGCACCTGGCCTCCATGGGCTACGCCGTCGATGCCGTGGACTGGGCCAACTGTGCCTTCCCCAGTACCGACGCGCACCTCGACGATCCCGCCCACAGATCCGTCCGCTGGCAGCACCTGGACATCGAGCGTGCCAACCTCTCGAAATTGCAGGCGGACGGCTATGACCTGATCGTCCTGCGGATGGTGTTCGCGTTCCTGCGCGACCGCACGCGCCTGACCCGTACTCTGGGCCGCCGACTGCGCACGAACGGTGCCCTCGTCGTCATCACACCGCTCGCCGCGACCACCCCCGCCGAGCGACGAGGCATCGCCCTCGACGAGGACGAGGTCGCCCATCTGGTGAGCATGTGGGGCCAGGCACAACGCTTCGACGCGAACGGCATGGCCGTCCTGGTCCTGCGCGGGCTGAAGAAGCCCGCCGCACAGATCACGAACACACCCTCCCCGCCGCTGAGTTCGGTGACCGAAGTGCACGCCGTAGCCACCGACGCCCAGGGCCGCGTCCTTCTGGACCGCTCGCAACAGGGGTGGGAGCTGCCCGGCGCGTCGGCCGAGCCAGGAGAAGGATTCGAGCACACGGCCGTGCGCGCCCTGGCCGAGCAGACCGGCGTGACGGCCGTGCCGACCGACGCGCACGTCCTCGGACTGCACCTTGATGCCCCGGACGGCTTCCCGCGGACGAGCGTCGTGGTCCGCATCTCGGCTCACACCGGGCAGGTCCAGCCGCTGAAGCCGGACGAGGTCGAGCACGTGGACTGGCACCCGCTGCATGCCCTGCACCGTCTGGACCGACTATCCGCAACTTCCGCTCGGGCTCTGGACCTCGTCTGGCCGGGGGTCCTTCCGTACGTGCCCTCCGCGCACATGTATCCAGTCGACAGCACCTACCCGCCGGTGCCCGGGGAGCTGCCAGAGGCGGTCGAGCGGCGCGAGGCCATGGCTGACCGAGTCATTGCCGGCGGCTGGGCCCCCTCCCTGCCGGTACAGCAGGCACTGCGCGCGGTGCCGCGCCACCGCTACACCCCCGAGAGCCCTCTGCGGACGGCGTACCACAGCGACCTGGCCGTGGTCACCGAGCGCAACGACTTTGCGCTGGCGACCAGTTCCGTGTCTGCGGCCTGGCTCCAGGCCGACATGACCGAGCACCTGCGCCTGACCGCGGGGATGACGGTTTTTGAGGGCGGATCGGGCGGCTACAACGCCGAACTGATCGCACACGTCGTCGGCCCGGCCGGTCGCGTGATCACTGTCGACCTTGCCCCGTATGTCGTGCGCCGCACGCGACGGCTGACCGCCGAGGCCGGCAGCGGTCGCGTCACCGCAGTGCTCGGCTCTGCCAGCGACGGGGCCGCCGAGCACATGCCCCGCGGCGGGTTCGACGCCTCAGTGATCACTTACAACTGCTGGGACATCGCTCCCGCTTGGCGCGAACAGCTCGCCGACGGCCGCTATCTCGTGCTCCCGTTGGAAGTCCACGGCTACACCCGAGCCATCGCCTTCCACAAGCACGGCCTGGTGCTGCGTGCCACGGACTTCCAATTCTGCGGCTTCGTCCGCGACCGCGGGCCCGCTGCCTGCACCGTCCCCACCATCGACCTCGCCGACGGCGAACTGCAATTGCGGTTCCCGGACGGCGCCCCCGCCCAGACCGCCGATCTAGACAATGCCCTCGCGGGTCCGCGTCACGAGGTGGCCACGGGCGTGAGCGTGGCCAGCAACGAGTCGTTCGAGACTCTGCAGCTCTTCCTCGCCACCACGCTGCCCGGCTTCTGCCGCCTCGCCCGCAACCGTGAAAGGGACAGCGGCATCACCGCACTGCCCAAGGGCTCAGACGCCGCCGCGATCACAGCCGACGGCTCCCTCGCCTACCTGACCCACATCCTCGTCCAGGACGGCCCCACACCCGAGCAGCGCCGCTCGGAGTTCATGGCCCACGGCTTCGGACCATCCGGGCCCGCTCTTGCCGAACAGCTCGCCGCCGCCGTACGCCGCTGGGACGCCCATGAACGAGCTCACGGGTACCCGGAGTTGCAAGTGCATCCCGCCGGAACCCCGGACGCAGAGCTGCCCACAGGTCACGTGCTGGACAAGACCCACAGCCGGCTCGTGTGGACGTGGCGCTCCGACGCCCCCGACACCCCGGCCCTACAACCGGAAAAGGTGAGCGCCCATGAGTGA
- the ltrA gene encoding group II intron reverse transcriptase/maturase: MTKTLEPKDKLDDVPKGAPNGPEDDPVDWHAIDWPAAEREVKRLRQRIFTASRKGDLKQVRNLQKLMLRSRSNARIAVRRVAENNAGRTTAGIDGKTALLAPTKAALVKWVQENVNSWTPMPVKRVYIPKANGRQRPLGIPVIRDRALQAMVLNALEPEWEARFEPRSYGFRPGRGCHDAIEAIYQVAKGRRAHRRWVLDADLAAAFDRINHERLLEALGTFPARSMISAWLKAGVMEKGRFAPTAEGTPQGGVVSPLLLNIALHGIEEAAGVRYRDHGVDAGKTVRSDPVLIRYADDFVALCHSVEQAQEVKGRLATWLMPRGLAFNEDKTKIVCLEEGFDFLGFNIRRYKGGKLLTRPSQAAVKRFRDRLRTEVRTLRGTDAYTVVQTLNPILRGWAAYYRTGVSKQIFNDVDDHLWWLLYRWALRSHPKKSKKWVMKRYFGAFHPTRRARWLFGDRYTGRYVVKTVWTPIVRHTLVQRDASPDDPRLADYWAQRRRKYQWS; this comes from the coding sequence ATGACGAAAACGCTGGAACCAAAGGACAAGTTGGACGACGTTCCCAAGGGGGCGCCGAACGGACCGGAGGACGACCCGGTTGACTGGCATGCCATTGACTGGCCTGCCGCCGAGCGGGAAGTAAAGCGCCTACGTCAGCGGATCTTCACGGCTTCGCGGAAAGGGGACCTCAAACAGGTCCGCAACTTGCAGAAGCTGATGCTCCGTTCACGATCCAACGCGCGCATTGCGGTTCGGAGAGTGGCGGAGAACAACGCAGGACGCACGACCGCGGGGATCGACGGGAAGACCGCGCTCCTGGCACCTACGAAGGCCGCCCTGGTCAAGTGGGTGCAAGAGAACGTGAACTCCTGGACGCCTATGCCGGTCAAGCGTGTGTACATTCCGAAGGCGAACGGGCGGCAACGTCCATTGGGGATTCCAGTTATCCGAGACCGCGCCCTCCAGGCGATGGTTCTCAACGCGCTGGAACCCGAGTGGGAGGCGCGCTTCGAACCGAGATCCTATGGATTTCGGCCGGGGCGCGGCTGCCATGATGCGATCGAGGCAATCTACCAAGTAGCGAAGGGCCGAAGGGCCCATCGTCGCTGGGTGCTCGATGCGGATCTGGCAGCGGCGTTCGACCGCATCAACCATGAACGCCTACTCGAAGCCCTGGGAACCTTCCCGGCTCGGAGCATGATCAGTGCTTGGCTGAAGGCCGGCGTGATGGAGAAGGGTCGATTCGCGCCCACTGCGGAGGGAACTCCACAGGGCGGCGTGGTCAGCCCATTGCTGCTCAATATCGCTCTCCATGGAATAGAAGAGGCCGCTGGTGTCAGATACCGCGATCACGGCGTGGACGCCGGGAAGACGGTTCGCTCTGATCCGGTGCTGATCAGGTATGCCGACGACTTCGTCGCGCTCTGCCACTCGGTGGAACAGGCACAAGAGGTCAAGGGCAGGCTTGCTACCTGGCTGATGCCGAGAGGGCTCGCCTTCAACGAGGACAAGACGAAAATCGTCTGCCTCGAAGAGGGATTTGACTTTCTCGGGTTCAACATCCGCCGCTACAAAGGGGGCAAGCTACTGACCAGACCGAGCCAGGCGGCAGTGAAGAGGTTCCGGGATCGGCTGCGGACCGAGGTCCGTACGCTGCGCGGCACGGACGCATACACGGTGGTGCAGACTCTCAATCCAATCCTCCGTGGCTGGGCCGCGTATTACCGGACCGGGGTGTCGAAGCAGATCTTCAACGATGTTGACGACCACCTTTGGTGGCTTCTCTATCGCTGGGCGCTGCGCTCGCACCCGAAGAAGTCAAAGAAGTGGGTCATGAAGCGCTACTTCGGCGCGTTCCACCCCACCAGACGGGCCCGATGGCTATTCGGCGACCGATACACAGGCCGCTACGTAGTCAAGACTGTCTGGACTCCGATCGTCCGGCACACTCTGGTACAACGGGACGCCTCCCCGGACGACCCGAGACTTGCCGATTATTGGGCACAGCGGCGGCGCAAGTACCAATGGTCCTGA
- a CDS encoding class I SAM-dependent DNA methyltransferase, which translates to MKDLHQQAARWDQWAPHYDEETRNQDPSAAAAVLSDLAGDGAALELGVGAGRVAFPLAEWGTPVFGLDASQKMISRLEEHQKQTPEGRSPVQARVGDMARFDLGTHYPLVYVIASTFFLLTKQEDQVSCFRSAARHLSPQGRFVVEAAVPHTSGMASERQQMIVREMSEEHLKWSAYVHDPVHQIVRAQEVRVGPDGCRLLPNVMRYAYPAELDLMAQLAGLRLDGRTSDWKGSPFTATSTHHVSVYSRQSAENDTSTTIGPSA; encoded by the coding sequence ATGAAGGACCTGCACCAGCAAGCCGCCCGCTGGGACCAGTGGGCGCCGCACTACGACGAGGAGACCCGCAACCAGGACCCGAGTGCCGCCGCCGCCGTTCTCTCCGACCTCGCCGGAGACGGCGCGGCCCTGGAGCTGGGCGTCGGGGCCGGCCGCGTCGCTTTCCCGCTTGCCGAATGGGGGACGCCCGTCTTCGGCCTTGACGCCTCCCAGAAGATGATCAGCCGTCTCGAAGAGCACCAAAAGCAGACGCCCGAGGGGCGCTCGCCTGTCCAGGCGCGGGTCGGCGACATGGCGCGGTTCGACCTCGGCACGCACTACCCACTCGTCTACGTCATAGCGAGCACGTTCTTCCTGCTGACCAAACAAGAGGACCAGGTCAGCTGCTTCCGCAGCGCGGCCAGGCACCTCTCCCCCCAGGGCCGATTCGTCGTCGAAGCAGCAGTCCCGCACACCTCGGGCATGGCCTCCGAACGCCAGCAGATGATCGTCCGCGAAATGAGCGAGGAACACCTGAAATGGTCCGCCTACGTCCACGACCCCGTGCACCAGATCGTCCGGGCCCAGGAGGTACGCGTCGGCCCAGATGGCTGTCGCCTTCTGCCGAACGTCATGCGCTATGCCTATCCGGCCGAACTGGACCTGATGGCGCAGCTTGCTGGGCTGCGCCTGGACGGGCGGACCAGCGACTGGAAGGGCTCTCCGTTTACCGCGACCAGTACGCACCATGTGTCCGTCTATAGCCGCCAGTCAGCCGAAAACGACACCTCAACGACCATCGGGCCGTCAGCATGA
- a CDS encoding MFS transporter produces the protein MKPSPRTSLWRHRDFRLYWTGQASDVLGSSLSSVAIPLVAVITLHATTWQAAILAAVQKTPSLLFSLPAGAWCDRLRKRPLMVATSLVCAVVMGSIPLAAACDRLTLAQLCVAAFVVGSCHVVGMSASLSYIPQLLPADRLLEAHAKLAGANTLADIGGPALAGALIGVIGAARAVAADSVSYLVTAWCTLRIRTPEAAPPPPAETPSLRREIRAGLAYTWRHPIIGPLVTTNAITSTVLAGTSAIWIVFLIRELHWSPQVFALVMSIGASGGFLASLTTPRLTARYGAGPVMISALTLAPASQLPLLLAHPGSAGQLAIGCGLFAQLFGAVTHGLTQRTVRQRACAPDMQGRMQATGQWTAFGLRPFAALLAGYAGTTLGLRTTLAIGACLLLLPPLRLALTPIRALRLAPTP, from the coding sequence ATGAAACCATCCCCGCGTACGAGCCTGTGGCGGCACCGCGACTTCCGCCTCTACTGGACGGGCCAAGCCAGCGATGTGCTCGGCTCCTCGCTCAGCTCGGTGGCCATCCCGCTGGTTGCGGTCATCACGCTCCACGCCACGACCTGGCAAGCCGCCATCCTCGCCGCCGTACAGAAGACGCCGTCCCTGCTGTTTTCCCTGCCAGCCGGAGCCTGGTGCGACCGCCTCCGCAAGCGCCCCCTGATGGTCGCCACCAGCCTGGTCTGCGCAGTGGTGATGGGATCCATCCCCCTGGCAGCCGCCTGCGACAGGCTAACCCTCGCCCAGCTGTGCGTGGCGGCCTTCGTGGTCGGCTCCTGCCATGTGGTTGGCATGTCGGCGAGCCTGTCCTACATCCCCCAGCTTCTGCCGGCGGACCGGCTCCTAGAAGCCCACGCCAAACTGGCCGGCGCCAACACGCTGGCCGACATCGGAGGCCCGGCCCTCGCCGGAGCACTGATCGGCGTGATCGGCGCCGCCCGCGCGGTCGCCGCGGACTCCGTCTCCTACCTCGTCACCGCCTGGTGCACCCTGCGCATCCGCACCCCCGAGGCCGCCCCGCCCCCACCCGCAGAAACACCGTCACTGCGGCGGGAGATCCGGGCCGGTCTCGCCTACACCTGGCGCCACCCCATCATCGGGCCACTCGTGACCACCAACGCGATTACCTCCACCGTCCTGGCCGGCACCAGCGCAATCTGGATTGTGTTCCTGATCCGCGAACTCCACTGGTCACCCCAGGTGTTCGCCCTCGTCATGAGCATCGGGGCGAGCGGCGGGTTCCTCGCCTCGCTCACCACACCCCGCCTCACCGCTCGCTACGGAGCGGGCCCCGTCATGATCAGCGCACTGACCCTGGCACCGGCCAGCCAACTGCCGCTCCTGCTGGCCCACCCGGGCTCCGCCGGACAACTCGCCATCGGCTGCGGTCTCTTCGCTCAGCTCTTCGGCGCGGTCACCCACGGCCTGACCCAGCGCACCGTGCGCCAACGCGCCTGCGCGCCCGACATGCAAGGCCGCATGCAAGCAACCGGTCAATGGACCGCGTTCGGGCTCCGCCCCTTCGCAGCCCTCCTCGCGGGCTACGCCGGCACCACCCTGGGCCTGCGCACCACCCTGGCCATCGGCGCGTGCCTACTCCTCCTGCCGCCGCTACGCCTCGCCCTCACGCCGATTCGCGCCCTGCGCCTCGCCCCTACTCCCTGA
- a CDS encoding bifunctional class I SAM-dependent methyltransferase/NUDIX hydrolase, translating to MSVEVSPNPETWAAYGQFQLDRSYMPPLPEQLRWGFWDGVGPGDDVLGPLAGKRVLDIGSGAGHYAVHLAQTHGALVDAVELSPTQHQRATDHFGDVPGVRFLHADVVEHLQQAQPYEAAYGICTLAGIDPHIALPALRDGLLPSAPLVFSALHTNWHGHGPSAAVAPREETVGLKGMEPLPLQTWVLTAQVWEDLLTDYGFTVEAISQLRAPEPDNPVICQLIQARRRAVLPTQITSRPRSQRPPVPHAAIGVGAIVLSDRGLLLGLHQRGTLELPGGSVEVGEPLEQTVVRELAEETGISARPEDVTLLGTIVDHVGDVVRVTVGALVTAWQGEPATQPSESIGDWAWWPLDELPDGLFECSAQILAAWRPDLPIDNPPAHFTPYARRTTPSSDSGSAGA from the coding sequence ATGTCCGTCGAGGTGTCCCCCAACCCCGAGACCTGGGCTGCCTACGGGCAGTTTCAGCTCGACCGGTCCTACATGCCGCCCCTGCCTGAACAGTTGCGCTGGGGCTTCTGGGACGGTGTCGGCCCCGGCGACGACGTGCTCGGCCCACTGGCCGGAAAGCGAGTCCTGGATATCGGATCCGGAGCTGGCCACTACGCCGTCCACCTCGCTCAGACCCACGGCGCACTCGTCGATGCGGTCGAACTCTCACCGACCCAACATCAACGCGCCACCGATCACTTCGGCGACGTACCCGGCGTCCGGTTCCTGCACGCGGACGTGGTCGAGCACCTTCAGCAGGCTCAACCGTACGAAGCGGCGTACGGCATCTGCACGCTCGCCGGAATCGACCCGCACATCGCGCTGCCCGCGCTGCGCGACGGACTACTCCCCAGCGCCCCCCTCGTCTTCTCCGCGCTGCACACCAACTGGCACGGCCACGGTCCCTCCGCCGCCGTTGCCCCGCGTGAGGAGACGGTCGGTCTCAAGGGAATGGAGCCGCTACCGCTGCAGACCTGGGTGCTGACCGCGCAGGTATGGGAGGACCTCCTGACGGACTACGGATTCACGGTGGAGGCCATCAGCCAGCTCCGTGCGCCCGAGCCGGACAACCCCGTGATCTGCCAGCTCATCCAGGCCCGGCGCAGAGCCGTCCTCCCGACGCAGATCACCAGCCGCCCCCGCTCTCAGCGCCCGCCTGTCCCGCACGCGGCGATCGGCGTGGGCGCCATCGTCCTCAGCGACCGTGGTCTGCTCCTGGGCCTCCACCAACGCGGCACTCTTGAGCTGCCGGGCGGATCCGTTGAGGTCGGCGAACCCCTGGAGCAGACAGTCGTGCGCGAGCTGGCCGAAGAGACCGGCATCTCCGCGCGTCCCGAGGACGTCACCCTCCTGGGCACCATCGTCGATCACGTCGGCGACGTCGTGCGCGTCACCGTGGGCGCCCTCGTCACCGCCTGGCAGGGCGAACCCGCCACCCAGCCGAGCGAGAGCATCGGCGACTGGGCCTGGTGGCCGCTCGACGAGCTGCCCGACGGACTGTTCGAGTGCAGCGCCCAGATCCTCGCCGCCTGGCGCCCCGACCTGCCCATCGACAATCCCCCGGCGCACTTCACCCCCTACGCCCGCCGCACGACACCGTCGTCCGACTCGGGAAGCGCAGGTGCATGA
- a CDS encoding NUDIX hydrolase — translation MPLSHHHIRTTVETYLARHPHERPQLGGLLEALDRPADVASRSTFSGHVTCGAIVVDPLGRVLHVLHLASGKVLAPGGHAEPVDESLAEAALRELHEETGIPPQAVAPWPGYEDVPFDVDIHDVDARPGKSEPGHQHFDVRFLFRLRSADQVSVVLQEEEVGGIEWRSLDKVASPSLREKLLKLTPAVEPGTANASALIYNDRGEYLLHLRDYFPGQIWEPGMWSLLGGGREPQDTTLEHTVRRELDEEAGLHIPDLTPFGTEEAVDDTGATLPIAIYAGNWNGDARELRLTEGVMLAWFAPDDLHRLRITPSTSDLVRRHAATFPAIVSTLTSHVARASEAERRPASPRGTVPNVIGVHLYLERADGTVLLGLRHPDSAFAPSTWHTLAGHCEQESAITCLVREAREEAGLLIEPQDVELVHVVHLVDRVGDQPRLGFFFRARTWRGEPQLCEPDKCTEWKFWDPTALPEALVPYTRGVIEAIRAGHLYSETGWA, via the coding sequence ATGCCGCTGTCGCACCACCACATCCGCACCACCGTCGAGACCTATCTCGCTCGTCACCCTCACGAGCGACCGCAGCTCGGCGGCCTCCTGGAAGCTCTCGACCGGCCCGCCGATGTCGCCAGCCGCTCCACCTTCTCCGGACACGTCACCTGCGGCGCCATCGTCGTCGACCCCCTCGGCCGCGTCCTGCACGTGCTGCACCTGGCGAGCGGGAAGGTACTCGCTCCAGGCGGACACGCCGAACCCGTCGATGAGTCCCTCGCAGAGGCGGCCCTGCGGGAGTTGCACGAGGAGACCGGGATCCCACCCCAAGCGGTGGCGCCGTGGCCCGGCTACGAGGACGTGCCGTTCGACGTCGACATCCACGATGTCGACGCCCGCCCGGGCAAAAGCGAGCCAGGACACCAGCATTTCGACGTCCGCTTCCTTTTCCGCCTGCGCTCAGCCGACCAGGTGTCGGTCGTCCTGCAGGAAGAAGAAGTCGGCGGCATCGAGTGGCGGTCCCTGGACAAGGTGGCCTCCCCCTCCCTGCGCGAAAAGCTGCTCAAGCTCACGCCCGCCGTCGAACCGGGGACCGCCAACGCCTCCGCCCTGATCTACAACGACCGCGGTGAGTACCTGCTCCACCTGCGCGACTACTTCCCCGGCCAGATCTGGGAGCCAGGCATGTGGTCGCTCCTCGGCGGCGGCCGAGAACCCCAGGACACCACCCTGGAACACACCGTGCGACGCGAACTCGACGAAGAAGCCGGACTACACATCCCCGACCTGACCCCGTTCGGCACCGAGGAAGCGGTCGACGACACCGGCGCGACCCTGCCCATCGCCATCTACGCCGGCAACTGGAACGGCGACGCTCGCGAACTCCGCCTAACGGAAGGGGTAATGCTCGCCTGGTTCGCTCCCGATGACCTCCACCGTCTGCGCATCACACCCTCCACCAGCGACCTCGTACGACGCCACGCCGCCACCTTCCCAGCCATCGTGTCCACTCTCACCTCACACGTCGCCCGCGCTTCGGAAGCCGAACGTCGACCGGCCTCTCCCCGCGGCACCGTCCCCAACGTGATCGGCGTCCACCTCTATCTGGAGCGCGCCGACGGAACCGTGCTGCTCGGGCTTCGCCACCCCGATTCCGCGTTCGCACCCTCCACCTGGCACACCCTGGCAGGCCACTGTGAGCAGGAGAGCGCTATCACGTGCCTGGTCAGGGAGGCCCGCGAAGAGGCCGGCCTACTGATCGAGCCGCAGGACGTCGAACTCGTCCACGTCGTCCACCTCGTCGACAGGGTCGGGGACCAGCCCCGCCTGGGATTCTTCTTCCGCGCGCGGACCTGGAGGGGCGAGCCGCAACTATGCGAGCCGGATAAGTGCACTGAGTGGAAATTCTGGGACCCGACCGCACTCCCGGAAGCACTCGTCCCCTACACCCGGGGCGTCATCGAAGCCATCCGCGCCGGTCACCTCTACTCGGAGACGGGATGGGCATGA